The bacterium (Candidatus Blackallbacteria) CG13_big_fil_rev_8_21_14_2_50_49_14 genomic sequence GGAACGGGTGTGGGTGCACTGGAGGGAGCCGCAGAGGGAGCCGCAGAGGGAGCCACGGAAGGAGCTGCAGTGGGAGTTGCTGAAGCTGCTGGGGTTGAGGTCGCTGCTGGGGTTGAGGTCGCAGCAGCGGAAGGATAAGCGGGGACAGAGTAAGGTCCGCTGCCGGAATACCCTGTCCCATACCCTGTCCCTGTTCCCGGATAATTTGGGTAATTCGGATAATTTGGAGAAACAGAGTTTGGTACATTTCTGCCTGTGGCACAAGCTGCACTCAGGCTGAGCACCAGACCCAAGCCCCAAAATTTATAGTGTGCTTTCATAGATCATGCCTCACTTTTTCCTTTTCAGACCGCATTGACAAGCTTGATTATTTTAATCATAGATAATTATACTATTTACTTTCTTGTAAAACAAATGTTATTCTGTAATCAGTTGGTTTGAAGTTCAAGCAAGTCCCGTCAGGAACCACCTTTTTTCTCCTTATCCTCCGGTTCCTGATGGGGTTTGTTTTTGCACTCCAAGTGTATATCCTGTACAATATCATTTACCAAAAAGTAAACAGAAGCCTATGGAATTGGAATTTATTGAAGCCGGAAAATTTATCCGCCAAAAACGCAAAAGCGCCGGGTTCAAAACCCAACGAGCCTTGATTCAGGCGCTTTTACAAGAAGATCCTGAAGTCAGTTGCAGTGAACCGTATATCTCCTTGATTGAAAAGGGCGCTAAAACGCCCAGTGTGCATCTGCTCGATGTCATGGCGCGGGTTTTAAAGATGACCCCCCAGGAAAAAGGCGAACTGCTTTTGACCTATCGCCGTGTGCCCAGTGATTTTGAATTTACAGTGCGTGAAAATCTGAAAGAATCCTTGCGCCGCACCACCCTCGATGAACTTCAGGCCCGCTACCGCAAAGACCCCAGCACAGCTCATTTTAACAGTCTGCTGCGGGCCCTGATTCTCGAAGATCGGCGTGAAGAAGCCCAAGCCCTGCTCAAACAAGCCCCCTCCAGTGGAGATTCTTTTCTCGATCTGCAAATCCGCACGGCGCATATGGCCGGTTTGGCTGGCAATTTCGATTTTGCCCTGCAAGGTTTTTCCCTGGCCCTGGAAAACTGCCCCGAAGATTATCGCCAAACCCGTGGCGAACTGCTGATGAATCTGGGCATTATGCATTTCTCCAAAGCGTTGGGGCAACAATACAGCCAGCCCCTGGATTCACTTGAAGCTTTTTTATTGGCCCATGACTTTTTACGCCAGAGCCTGGAACAGGTTCCCGATAAGCTCTTTGCCCTGGATGAACTGGCCCGTTGTCTCTACCATTTGGGAGAAGGGTTGCAATTTATCTCCCAAACCCCCCAGGAACTCAGTAACTCACACCCTCAACTGCAGAGCTTGCTCCAAGCTGCTCTCAGCAAAAACAAGCTTGCCGCCCAGCACCCCCTGCTTGAAAGCCTGAGTCTCGACTATTTTCGCCAGGCCCGTGATGTCTATGCGCAAATTTTGAGCACGGCTCCTGGCGGCGAACTGCCCGAAAAACCGCTGAAAGAAGCCGTTTATTTTCACGCCTATAGCCATGGCAAAATGAAACTTTTGTCAGAAGCCAGCGTCCTGATGAACAGTATCACCCTGCTCGACCGCAATTGGTTGACCTGCTTTATGCAGGCCGGGCTGGCACAGATGCACTTTGAACAAACAGGCTCAGATGAAGATTTGGAAAGGGCCCTGCACTGGCTGGAAATGGCCCTGGATTACGATGCAGACTCTGTTCGCTGGTTAATCCGCCAGGAAAAAGATCGCGAATTGAAAAACCTTTGGGAGCACAAGACCAATGAATTGGAAAAACTTCTCGCCTAAACACAGCGGATTGAAAAAACGGACCCTGCTGCTGGGATGCTGCAGTTGGGTGCTTCTGACAGGTTGCCCCCAAACCCCCAATCCGATAAATATCTATCCAACTCCTTATTCAACTCCATCGGATCCTATCACCCCCACTCCCTATGGCTATCCAACCCCCGAGAGCACTCCTGAACCGGTGTTGACACCTTCTCCTGAGCCGACCCCCATCCCCCAACCCCAGCGGACGCCTTTTCCACTTACCCAGCTCACGGCCCAGCTCACGGGGGATTACTACCAAATGCAGTTCGGCCCAGGCTCCAAGGGTCTAGAGACCACGTTTGGACCGGGTTCCAAAGGGCTTGAAAACCTGGTGATCTTTGTCAATTTCCAACAAAACCTAATCAGAAAAGATCTTCCCAGCTTTAAAACCCAACAATTCAGTGGCCCCCCGCTGATTGAACGTCTGCGCGTAGAACTCGTACGCGATAACCAGCTCTATGCCGCAGCCACGGTCTTACCAGCCCTGCCCATTGTGACCTTTGGCTCGCGAATTCACCCAGGTCGTTACAGCGTTTTCACCCTGATCGAAAGCAAAAATACATCTCCAGTCATGCTTTCCTGGAATCAGATTGAGGTCACTGAAACCACAGGCACCAAACTGCGAATTGATGTTTTTGCAGGCGGCCAAAAACCTGAGGACTTGGATGTCGCCGTTCTGACGGGTAAACTCTCTGCTTCAGAAGCCAAGCCTGCCCAGGAAACAACACCGATTCCAGAAACGACCCCCAGCCCTGGGGCAAGCCCTACCCCCAGCCCTACCCCCAGCCCTGTTCCCAGCGCATCCCCCACGCCCTAGCGACACTCCTGAGCCCGGCCCCCCCTCTGAATCAAAAACCAGAGGGGGGCAAGCTGATGTGCAAGGCCTGAATCACAGCCTGTATCACGCTTTCCCATTGGCCTTTTTCGATCTGACGAAAAAGCCTCAAACTGGGATACCAAGGTGCATTCTCAACCTGTAAACCCCAACGCCAATCGGGGGCAAAAGGCAAAAGGATCCAAGCTGGCATACCCAAGCCCCCCGCCAAATGGGCCACAGCCGTATCCACACTGATCAATAAATCCAGATGCGCCAGAACCCGTGCCGTTACTTTAAAATCTGTGAGCCAGGGAGCACAATCCCTGACACGGTTGGCCAGGGGGCTTTGCTGCCATTGCTGCTGAGCAACCCCCAATTGCAGCGAAAAGAAAAAAATCTGTGGGAAAGCCTCTATCAAGGGTTCAAAAGCCTGAAAAGCAAGCGAACGCTTGGCTTGGGTATCGTGGCCCTCCCCACTTGACCACACCAGCCCCACCCTGGGGTGAGGAACCTGCAAACGAAGCTGCAGTTCAGAAGGCAAAGGCTCTGGAGGGATCTTCAAATAGGGCTGAAGCGGCAAATCCTCAAGACGGGTATCGAGATGCAGAGGCAGGCTCAGAAGGCGCAGGCAAACATCCGGCATGGCGGTCTGGGGCCCGGCAATTTCGGCAACGCCTTCAATACCCGCCAAAATACCCGCCAAAGGAGGATCACAGGCCAAGCTGATATAGGGTTTGCCCTGGGCCTTCCAAAAGGAGGGAATCAAACTCGCAAATTGCAAATTATCCCCCAAGCCCTGTTCACAGAGAATCCGCAGATGCAGGCCCTGCAAATATTGGCCCTGCCAGAGTGGAGCGGGCAAAGTTCCGGGAAGCAAAGGGTGACGCCATTCATACTCTTGCCAGCCTTCAGCATATTTGCCCTGTAAAAGCAGCATTCTCGCCAAAAACAGGTGGGGTCGGGGATCGGTGGGATCCAAACGCAAAGCGGTTTGCAAATAGTTTTGGCTGGCTTCAAAGAGATTGTCTTCAGCTGCCAGCATGCCCAGGGCCAAATAAGCACGAGCATAATCCGGGCTGAATTCAAGACATTTCAAGAAAGCAGCTTGAGCTTTGGCTGCATTTTCAGCCTTGATCCAGGCATTGCCAATATGCAGCCAAAGCCGGGGATTCATTCCGGCACTCGGCAGCAAGGCCGCCAACAACTCAAGCGCTAGCAGAGGACGGCCCTGATACACAGGCAAATAGGCGCGCGTAATTTGCCAATCAACCCCATCGGGGGTCTGCGCTAAAACACGCTCTAAAATCTGCTCTGCCTCTGCATAGGATTTTTGTGCAATTAAAAGCTGAACCCACTCATGTAAGATTTCAAGCGGAAGCCCCGGTTTCTGAAGCAGGGGCTCAAAGACCCGGCGGGCTTGCTCCCAGTCGCGTATCTGACGATAATATTCTCCCAATGCAGAGGCCGATGCCACCACCCCAGCGTGCAGACTGCGAAACCACCAGCCCTCGGCTTCGGCCCAACGCCCCAGGGCCGCACAGGTTTTCCCCAACCAATAGCCCGCCTCAGGGCCAGCTTTGAGATCCACAGCACGTGAGAGCACCTGAAGCGCAGTTTCCAATTGATGGTTCAAAAACAGGGCCTTGCCACAGTCCAGCCAGGCCTCAGAACGCAGGGGTTCCAGGCGAATCACCTGTTGATACAAGGGAATGGCCTCGGCATGGCGCTTCAGCGCTGAAAAAGCATGGGCGCAATTGCTTAAAAAGCGGGGATTCTCAGGTTCTAATCGCTGGGCCTGAAGAAAAAGCGCCAAAGCCTGTTCGGTCTGATGCATGCCCGCCTTTACAATGCCCAGGCTATTGAGGAACTCAGCACGTTCAGGCTCTACAGCCTGGGCTTTTGCCAGCAAGGGCAGGGCTGATTCAGGCTTGCCCCGCTCAAACAGGATCAAGCCTGCCAAATGCCAGAAATCAGCAGCGTGTTCAGATTTGGAAAGCATTTCAGGCAGAAGAGCTTCTGCGGCTTGAAGTTCCTGCTTTTGATACAGGCCCAGGAGCTGCTGAAAATCAGGATCAGTCATGGCAAGCTTCCAGGCCTCTCCCAACCCTTGAAACAGCGCGTGCCATCAAGCCAACGCAGATTCCATTTCTTGGTTGGAAACAGGTTCTTCAGCTGGTTTTTCCAGCTCTGAACCATATTTGCGGTAGAGGTTGAGGGTCACAAACAGAGAGGCGGTCAGCAAAACGGCTCCCAGAATGAACGAAATACCATCGATACGAGCCGGGGCTTTGGCATCGGTAAAATAGCCAAACAAGGAAGTCGCCACCAAGGGCCCAATAATCCGGGTCAAGGTTCCCAAGCTGGCCAAAGCACCTTGCAAAGCCCCCTGTTCACTGGGGCTGACCTGCCGGGAAACCACGCCTTGAGCAGCAGGCCCTGCGATTCCCAATAAACTGTTAAAGACAATAATCACGTAAATCGTCCAGCCAAAAGGGGCCCAGGCAAAGAGCAGAAAGGTCAGAATCCCAACCCCAGTGCCAATCACAATCGCCTTGCGTTCCCCCCACTTGGGAATCAAACGTCGGATGAGCCCGCCCTGAACCAAAGCGGCACAGACCCCAACGGCAGCCAAAGACAAACCATTTTGCATCGGTGTCCAGGCAAAACGGTATTTGGTAAACAATACCCAGGTACTTTCAATGCTGCGCTGAGCCAAATTGGCCAAAAGATAAATCAAGGAAAGGTTCAATAAAACAGGTGTACGGGTTAAAAGTTTAAAAGCGCCCAAGGGATTGGCTTTTTTCCATTCAAAAACAGAGCGGTGCTCCGGCACAAGCGACTCGGGCAGAATCAAAAGGCCGTAGAGAAAATTCAACAGGGTCAAACCAGCTGCCACCAAGAAAGGAAGAGAGAGCGAGGTTTGCCCCAAAAGGCCGCCCATGGCAGGCCCCAGAATAAAGCCCAGCCCAAAGGCTGCGCCCAGAAGCCCAAAGCTTTGTGCCCGTTTTTCGGGAGGGGTGACATCTGCCAGATAGGCGGTGCCCACGGTAATATTCGCACCGGTAATGCCTGAAACCATACGGGCTGCCAAAAGCCAGATATAATTGGGGGCAAAGGCCATAACCAGATAATCAACCGCCGAGCCCAAGCTTGAAATCAAGAGCACGGGGCGACGGCCAAAGCGATCGGACAAAGCCCCTAAAAAAGGCGCAAAGAAAAACTGCATCAACGAATAAGAAACCAGCAGAATGCCATAATAACGCGCGCCTTCTGAAATACTATTGCCAAAGAAATGGGTTACCAATTCAGGCAAAAGAGGAACAATCAGCCCAATTCCCAGAATATCCAGAAAGAGGGTAATAAAGATAAACAGAACGCCGGCTTTGCGCGTATTTTTCATAGAACGGGCTCACTTCACGGTCAACATTTCAATTACAGCAGAAGTTTAACACGGACTTAGCTTGTGTTTAAATACATTCCAAAACCACTGTCCCCAGAAAAGCCGCTGTGCTATTTTAACCAGGTCAGGTTTTTGAGAACTTCTACAAATTGTTTCTCGGGCATGGCTGCACCTTCAAAATTGCTGAGCAGATGAAAGTGAAGCTCTTTTTTCTTGCCAAAAGGAGCACTCAGGTAAAAGGGTTCGCGAAGCCCCAATACAGGGGTCGGATCATAGTGAAAATACTGTAGTTTGCCAAACTGCCGGGTATCCATGCGAACAGGCAGTTTCGACTGCAAGACCTTCAAGGGCGTGGGCTGGGCTAATATCGAAAAGCCATAGTTCATGCCCCCGCAAAAACAACGGTAATCCAAACGGTAGCGAGCGGCTTTCCCTTTTTGGGGAGCGTGTAGATCCAGCACTTTAAAGTGAAACCCCCGGGGTAAAAAACCAGGTACAACCACAGGCTGTTTCAGACTTTTCAGCAAGGCAATCTCTGCAGGTGGCAATTGATCCGGGCGCGGTGCAGCCAAGGCCACAGGGGTCGCCAGCAGAAAAACCAAAAGCAGAAGCCCCCCCCGCAGTATCCCCATACGGCTAATAGCTGTCCAGATGGGCTTCAACATATTGCCAATAGGCATCATCCACAGCACGGTTGATTTCACCATAGCCCTCGTGAATCACCTGACCATTGACTTTCCAAACCGGCATAGCCCCTTTTAAGGTGCTGGAAACAAAGGCTTCATCCGCACTGAGAACCTCTTCAAGACCAAAACGCTTTTCATGCACGGTCAGGCCCAATTCGCGGGCAACCTGAATCAGATAGCGGCGGGTAATACCATCGAGAATGCCTACATCCAAGGGGGCTGTCCAGATTTCACCCTGGCGCACAATAAAGAAATTGGAAGTCGTCAACTCCGTGATATGGCCTTCCAGATCGAGAATCAGAGCATCATCTGCCCCCTGATCTTTGGCTTCTTTCAAACAGAGAATATTGTTGAGATAATTGCCAGTTTTAAAAGCCGGATTTAAACTGCGCGGACTGTTGCGCCGGGTTTCGGGTACAGCCAGGCTAAAACCCTGAGCGCGGAAACGGGGATTCATGGGCAAGGAGGGCTTAAAAATTGTGACACAGAAGGGCTCTGTCTCCACTGTATCGATGTCGATATTGAAATCACCACTGCCCCGAGAGACCACGATACGGACATAGGCTTCCTGCCCTGGCATTTGGTTCAGACCTGTGCGAATCTCATTTTCAAACCAGGCATCCTCCCAGGGCAAATCAAAATAAATCCCAGCAGCTGTCGCCCGCAAACGCTGAAGATGATCACGGGTAAAATAAGGCTTGCCCTGATAGGTTGAGACCACCTCGTAGAGCGAGTCGCCAAACAGAAAACTGCGGTCATTGACAGGAACCAGAGCTTGGTTCAAAGGCAGGGTTTGACCCTTGATCACGGCAAAGGGGGCTTGCATAGGCAGAAACTCCTTAGGGTTGGGCTGAGGGAGAAGCCGAGGGAGAAGTGGTGGGCATAAAGGTTTCAGTAAAACCAAATTTCCATTCACCGCTTTCATTGCGCACCACCAGGCTGATCTTGGCGGGCAGGGTTTTAATCCGAGCTTCGGTCCCTGAAATCGTTTTTTCCAGTTCAAATTTTTGCTTTAGCCAATCGTTAAAACCGATATGGTGCCGGAAAGAAGCCCAAAAACCCAATTGCAATGTTTTATCATTGCTGTCAAAGAGCTGACGCACCAGCACAGGGGTGAGTTTGGGATTTTTTTCAGTCGCAATAATTTTTTCAATAATTTCTTGCTGGCTCTGAAGGGTCAGACTTTGCCAGGCTTCAGCAAAATCCATCGCTTCAAGTGCTTTGAAAAAACGAACAGGCGCTTCAGCAGGCGTTAAAGCCGGTTTGGCCATAACAGACGGAGCCAGCAAACAGAAGATCGCCAGCAGAAGACTGAAGACTCGAAGATTAAAAGCACGTTTCATGGCCTCTATCTTAACACAGGAAGCTTTCAGCAGGCATTGTGGAAAGGCGTTTATGATGCTTAATTTGTCGAACGCTTCATTTCAATACCTAAAACCCTGGCTGAAACTTTGGCCCTTGCTGCTCAGCTACGGGCAAACTTTAAAAAATGCTCAGCCGCCACGCCATGATACAGATGCAAGGCCGGATCCCCGGTCTGCAAATTGGGTAGCAGGGGCTGCAAGCTCTCAAGCAAGCAGGCGGCATCGGCCAAACTCAACTCAGGTAAAGCCGGAAAAGCCGCATGCAATTTTTGGCGTAAATCATCAGGCAAGCAATCCAATTGGGAGATCAGCGCCGCCCATTTCTGAGCATCGCTCTGCTGCAGCGCCTCTTGGTGAAAATCGCGACGCTCTCGGGCCGAAGCCCAAAAATACGCATCCACACCCGCAGTTCCTTGCACGGGTTCATCATCAAAATCCAGCAATTCAAACTCACTCATTTTCAGCCTCATCAGGAATTCTCTATCTGCTTTCAGTTTAAGGCATTTGCCCCTTCTGCCGCCACAACGTATCGCATTTCAACAGCGAAGATAAAAACTTGAGTGGATAATATGAGTTTTCAGAATGCGCCTTCACCTAGAAACAGAATGCTATTGTTTAAAACAATAAACACAGGAATTACAAAAATATTCAATGCAGAAAAACAAATCCATATCCATTCTCAGCATTCTGCTGACCCTTTTACTTTCTATCACCCTCTCTGTTCCAGCATTTGCCTGCGAAACAGTTGAGTGCATCAAAATAAAAAAAGATCCTGCTGTTGCCATGGGGCTCAATTTGATTCCTTTTGGCGTAGGCTCCTATCATCAAGGCGATGTATTTGCAGGTGCTGCCATCACCACAATTGATAGCATCAGCATAATTATTGCCATCGCCCCTTTTACTTATTTACCCATACTACAAGAGAACGGTGGATTGGGTGTCCTGGCAACTTCAAGTTGGGCTCTAATTGGATTTCTCTTAGGGCGCATTGTCGGCTTTACCGCCCCTTGGCTACATTATCATTATTATGAAAAACAAATCATAAACTCTAAAACAGACCCCCACAATTCAGACCCAAACAGCGTTCTAAGTCCAACCCTACTCAACTACCAGTTTTCATTTTGATTCATTCTCAGCTTTGACTTAAAATCTATGAAAACAGACCCATCTGGGTCTGTTTTCATAAGGGAGAATTATTTTGAAGCTGAACTTCCTGATACAATGGTTTTAACGCGGCGCGTCTTTCTCCCCCATTGACCACCCCTCTGCGCGCCCAAGGAGTTTTTCATGAAACGCAATCTCGCCCAAATGGCGACGGAAACCTATGACCTGTTAATTATCGGTGGCGGTATTACAGGGGCCTGTATCGCCTGGGATGCCGCCCTGCGCGGTCTGAAAACAGCCCTGGTAGAGAAAAGCGATTTTTCGGGTGCCACCAGTTCAGCCCCCTCTAAACTGGTACATGGCGGCCTGCGCTATCTGAAAAACCTGGAATTTGGGCTGGTACGGGAATCTTTGCGCGAACGCCGCTATTTAGAACAAATCGCACCGCACCAGGTCGACCCCTTGCCTTTTTTGCTGCCCGCCTATCGCCAAAGCCAGAACAGCCCCCCCATTCTGCTCGCCGGTATGACCCTCTATGAGCTGCTTTCCTATGATAAACGCTGGCTGCAAGACCCCGATAAACAACTGCCCTCTTTTCACCCGCTCAGCCGCAAAGAAACCCTGCGCCGTGTGCCCCAACTCACGCCTGAGGGTCTGATCAGCGGGCTGCTCTATTACGATTGCCTGATGCACTCCCCTGAACGCCTGACGCTTGATTTTCTGCAAGCGGCCAGTGAAGCAGGAGCAGATTTGGCCAATTACGCCGAAGTAACGGGGTTTGAGCGCGAGGGAAAAAGCCTGACCGGTGTCACTCTCCAGGATCGCATCGGCGGCGAAAATCTCAGCCTGAAAAGCAAGGTGATCGTCAATGCCTCTGGCCCGTGGGCCGATTTGCTGCTGGGGTTGATGGAAGAAGAACCAGCCCGCCATCTGCTGCGCTCCAAAGGCATTCATATCATCACCCGAGCGATTGCGCCTCTGGATCAGGCCCTGACCCTGACCAACGAACAGGGTGAACACCTGTTTATTATTCCCTGGCGTGGCTATTCTTTGATTGGCACCACCGATCGCCAGTTTGAAGGGCACCCCGACCAGTTCAAGGTCACCAGCGAAGATATTGATGAACTAATTGAAAAAACCAACCGCATGTATCCAGCCGCCGCCCTGACCCGTACCGATGTGCGCTATTTTTATGGCGGTTTGCGTCCGATTGTCGAAAAAGAGACCAAGGTCAAGGTCGACAGTTACAAAGCCTCACGCAAGCATGAGGTCTATGACCACGAAGAGGAAGGGATTCACGGCCTGATCTCTGTAATTGGCGGCAAATACACCACCGCCCGCCACCTCGCCGAACAGGTGGTGGACAAGGTTTATCACCAGCTCAAACAACCCAAAGCACCTTGCCCCACGATTCAGGCCCAAATCAGCGGCGGAAAAATCGAACGCTACCAGGATTTTGTCAGTGCACAACAGAGCAAATGGTGCCTTTACCGCCCTGAGCTGATTGCCCACCTCTGCCGCAGCTATGGCGCACGGGTCGATAAGGTGCTGGAAGTTGGGAAAACGGCTCCCGGCCTGCTTGACCCCCTTTCCCCCGATTTACAGGAAGTGGGCGCTGAAATTCTCTATGCCGTGCGCGAAGAAATGGCACAAACCTTAGCCGATGCTGTTTTCAGACGTACCGGACTGGGCACCCTGGGGGATCCTGGTACCGCAGCGCTTGAAAAAGCAGCGGATCTGATGGCCCAGGAATTGGGCTGGGATTCTGAAAAACGCGCCAGTGAACTGGCACGGGTCAAAGCCCGCTTTGTCCTGCCGGAAGCAGAAACAGCGGCCCAGGCTTCCGCGTGAGCCGGATTGTTGCGATCGTCAACCCCCAGTCTGAGGCGGGCAAAACCGCCAAGGCCTGGCCTGATATTCTGGCCCGCTTGGAAGCACGGATTGGCCCGCTGGAAAGCCGCCTGACCCAAGCCCGGGGCCATGCCACAGCGCTGGCCCGCGAAGCCCTGGCCCAAGGCGCGGATTGGCTGATTTGCGTGGGCGGAGATGGCACCCTGAATGAGGTCATCAATGGCATGTTCGAAAACGATCAGCCCCTCAACCCTGAAGCCCAGCTTTCCTTGATCATGCGCGGCACGGGGGGAGATTTTCGCAAATCCCTGGGCCTTGAAAATACCCTCGAGGCCTATCTCGAAGCCCTGGCCACAGCCCCTGTGCGCCAAATCGATTTGGGCAAAGTCACGCTTAAAAACGAAGCAACCCAAGAATTCAGCCGCTATTTTGTCAATCTTGGCAGTTTTGGCATGGGCGGGGATGTGGTGCATCGGATTGAAAATACCCCCTGGCTCAAGCAAATGGGGGGCACCCCCGGTTTTATGCTGGCCAGCCTGCAAAGCTTGAGCCAGTTCAAACCCCAGCGCGTGCGCCTGCAAATTGACGAAACCCTCGACTGGCAAATCAAAATCCTACAGGTTGCGGTGGCCAATGGCACCACCCATGGCGGTGGAATGCGCGTCGCGCCCTTGGCTGAGCTGAATGATGGCTGGTTTGATTTGGTGATTTTAACCGGCATCGGCCCCTTTGAGGCCGCCCTGACCTTTCCCCGCGTTTACCAGGGCACCCATCTCAGTGCCCCGGCCGTACGCCATTTGCGCTGCCGCCAGCTGGTGGCTGAAGCCCTGGGCAAGGAACCGGTCTGGATTGAAATAGACGGCGAAACCCCTGGCAAACTGCCCGCCCACTTTGAACTGCTGCCGGGCCTGCTCCGGCTGAAAGGCTGAACCATGCGCTACGCCCGTGAAAAACTCAAATGGAATGGCTGGGGCTGGCAGGATCAGCACTTTGATTTCGAAGGCAGAGACACCAGCTTTTGGAAATTTTTACAGACCGAACTCAAACTTCAAAGCCTCAGCCCAACCCCGGCCTGCCCG encodes the following:
- a CDS encoding tetracycline resistance MFS efflux pump, yielding MKNTRKAGVLFIFITLFLDILGIGLIVPLLPELVTHFFGNSISEGARYYGILLVSYSLMQFFFAPFLGALSDRFGRRPVLLISSLGSAVDYLVMAFAPNYIWLLAARMVSGITGANITVGTAYLADVTPPEKRAQSFGLLGAAFGLGFILGPAMGGLLGQTSLSLPFLVAAGLTLLNFLYGLLILPESLVPEHRSVFEWKKANPLGAFKLLTRTPVLLNLSLIYLLANLAQRSIESTWVLFTKYRFAWTPMQNGLSLAAVGVCAALVQGGLIRRLIPKWGERKAIVIGTGVGILTFLLFAWAPFGWTIYVIIVFNSLLGIAGPAAQGVVSRQVSPSEQGALQGALASLGTLTRIIGPLVATSLFGYFTDAKAPARIDGISFILGAVLLTASLFVTLNLYRKYGSELEKPAEEPVSNQEMESALA
- a CDS encoding branched-chain amino acid aminotransferase, which encodes MKAVNGNLVLLKPLCPPLLPRLLPQPNPKEFLPMQAPFAVIKGQTLPLNQALVPVNDRSFLFGDSLYEVVSTYQGKPYFTRDHLQRLRATAAGIYFDLPWEDAWFENEIRTGLNQMPGQEAYVRIVVSRGSGDFNIDIDTVETEPFCVTIFKPSLPMNPRFRAQGFSLAVPETRRNSPRSLNPAFKTGNYLNNILCLKEAKDQGADDALILDLEGHITELTTSNFFIVRQGEIWTAPLDVGILDGITRRYLIQVARELGLTVHEKRFGLEEVLSADEAFVSSTLKGAMPVWKVNGQVIHEGYGEINRAVDDAYWQYVEAHLDSY
- a CDS encoding glycerol-3-phosphate dehydrogenase; its protein translation is MKRNLAQMATETYDLLIIGGGITGACIAWDAALRGLKTALVEKSDFSGATSSAPSKLVHGGLRYLKNLEFGLVRESLRERRYLEQIAPHQVDPLPFLLPAYRQSQNSPPILLAGMTLYELLSYDKRWLQDPDKQLPSFHPLSRKETLRRVPQLTPEGLISGLLYYDCLMHSPERLTLDFLQAASEAGADLANYAEVTGFEREGKSLTGVTLQDRIGGENLSLKSKVIVNASGPWADLLLGLMEEEPARHLLRSKGIHIITRAIAPLDQALTLTNEQGEHLFIIPWRGYSLIGTTDRQFEGHPDQFKVTSEDIDELIEKTNRMYPAAALTRTDVRYFYGGLRPIVEKETKVKVDSYKASRKHEVYDHEEEGIHGLISVIGGKYTTARHLAEQVVDKVYHQLKQPKAPCPTIQAQISGGKIERYQDFVSAQQSKWCLYRPELIAHLCRSYGARVDKVLEVGKTAPGLLDPLSPDLQEVGAEILYAVREEMAQTLADAVFRRTGLGTLGDPGTAALEKAADLMAQELGWDSEKRASELARVKARFVLPEAETAAQASA
- a CDS encoding transcriptional regulator; amino-acid sequence: MSRIVAIVNPQSEAGKTAKAWPDILARLEARIGPLESRLTQARGHATALAREALAQGADWLICVGGDGTLNEVINGMFENDQPLNPEAQLSLIMRGTGGDFRKSLGLENTLEAYLEALATAPVRQIDLGKVTLKNEATQEFSRYFVNLGSFGMGGDVVHRIENTPWLKQMGGTPGFMLASLQSLSQFKPQRVRLQIDETLDWQIKILQVAVANGTTHGGGMRVAPLAELNDGWFDLVILTGIGPFEAALTFPRVYQGTHLSAPAVRHLRCRQLVAEALGKEPVWIEIDGETPGKLPAHFELLPGLLRLKG